From the Solanum stenotomum isolate F172 unplaced genomic scaffold, ASM1918654v1 scaffold35358, whole genome shotgun sequence genome, one window contains:
- the LOC125852435 gene encoding LOW QUALITY PROTEIN: sesquiterpene synthase 14b-like (The sequence of the model RefSeq protein was modified relative to this genomic sequence to represent the inferred CDS: inserted 1 base in 1 codon), whose product MVDTTITRPLANYHSSVWXDYFLSYTPQLTEISSQEKLELEELKEKVRQMLVETPDNSTQKLVLIDTIQRLGVAYHFENEIKTSIQNIFDESEQNKNEDNDDDLCVVALRFRLVRRQRHYMSSDVFKKFTNDNGKFKETLTKDVQGLLSLYEATHLRVHGEEILEEALSFSVNHLKSMSPKLDNSLKAQVSEALFQPIHTNVPRVVARKYIRIYENIESHDDLLLKFAKLDFHILQKMHQRELSELTRWWKDLDHSNKYPHARDKLVECYFWATGVYFGPQYKRARRTLTKLIVIITITDDLYDAYATYDELVPYTDAVERCDISAMDLISSYMRPLYQVLLDYFDEMEEELTKDGKAHYVYYAKIEMNKWIKSYLKEVEWLKDDIIPKCEEYKRNATITVSNQMILITCLIVAGEFISNETFEWMINESLVAPASSLINRLKDDIIGHEHEQQRELGASFIECYMKEYRASKQEAYVEARRQIANAWKDINTDYLHATQVPTFALEPALNLSRLVDILQEDDFTDSQNFLKDTITLLFVDSVNSTSCG is encoded by the exons aTGGTTGATACTACTATCACACGTCCATTGGCAAATTATCATTCAAGTGTTT GAGATTATTTCCTTTCCTACACTCCTCAACTCACA GAAATTAGTAGCCAagaaaaacttgaacttgaagaattgaaagaaaaagtcAGGCAAATGTTAGTGGAAACTCCTGATAATAGTACACAAAAACTTGTCTTGATTGACACCATCCAACGATTGGGAGTGGCATATCATTTCGAAAACGAAATCAAAACAtccattcaaaatatttttgatgaatccgaacaaaataaaaatgaagataaCGACGATGATCTTTGCGTTGTTGCTCTTCGTTTTAGACTAGTGAGACGACAAAGGCATTACATGTCTTCTG ATGTGTTCAAAAAATTCACCAACGACAACGGAAAATTCAAGGAAACTCTTACTAAAGATGTTCAAGGCTTATTAAGTTTATACGAAGCAACACATCTAAGAGTACACGGAGAAGAAATTCTTGAAGAGGCTCTATCTTTTTCCGTTAATCATCTCAAGTCCATGAGCCCTAAATTGGACAATTCACTCAAGGCCCAAGTTAGTGAAGCCTTGTTCCAGCCCATTCATACAAATGTACCAAGAGTGGTAGCTCGTAAATACATACGTATTTACGAAAATATTGAATCGCATGATGATTTGCTTTTGAAATTTGCAAAATTGGATTTCCACATTTTGCAAAAAATGCACCAAAGAGAGCTTAGTGAACTAACAAG GTGGTGGAAAGATCTTGATCATTCAAATAAATATCCACATGCAAGAGACAAACTAGTGGAATGTTATTTTTGGGCAACAGGGGTGTATTTTGGGCCACAATACAAACGTGCAAGAAGAACGTTAACAAAATTAATCGTTATCATTACAATTACTGATGATCTATATGATGCTTATGCAACTTATGATGAACTCGTGCCTTACACCGACGCAGTTGAGAG ATGTGACATTAGCGCTATGGATTTGATATCGTCCTATATGAGACCTCTTTATCAAGTCCTTTTAGattattttgatgaaatggAAGAAGAATTGACCAAAGATGGTAAAGCACACTATGTCTACTATGCAAAAATTGAG atgaaTAAGTGGATCAAAAGCTATCTTAAGGAAGTAGAATGGTTGAAAGATGACATTATTCCAAAATGTGAGGAATATAAGAGAAACGCTACCATAACTGTTTCCAATCAAATGATTTTGATTACTTGCTTGATTGTTGCGGGGGAATTTATATCCAACGAGACTTTCGAATGGATGATAAATGAGTCTTTGGTCGCTCCAGCTTCATCACTAATCAATCGATTAAAGGATGATATTATTGGACATGAA CATGAACAACAAAGAGAACTTGGAGCTTCATTCATTGAATGTTACATGAAAGAATATAGAGCTTCAAAACAAGAGGCATATGTTGAGGCTCGAAGGCAAATTGCAAATGCATGGAAAGATATAAACACTGATTATTTACATGCTACTCAAGTACCAACGTTTGCCCTCGAACCTGCCTTAAATCTTTCACGCCTCGTAGATATTCTCCAAGAGGATGATTTTACGGACTCACAAAACTTTCTTAAAGACACAATCACCTTGTTGTTTGTTGACTCTGTCAATAGTACATCATGTGGATAA